From a region of the Mercurialis annua linkage group LG1-X, ddMerAnnu1.2, whole genome shotgun sequence genome:
- the LOC126664766 gene encoding BRAP2 RING ZnF UBP domain-containing protein 1 yields the protein MFILRVHSVDTEHPVTVEDTTFFTVSTTSATAHSNPNPHPKYSERRGVVHLYRSASQLPNPNSRSTSLFVVAVPNYFSSDDFIRFCESHIDHVHEVLFIRNDGMEDRYSVLIKLYNQLTADAFYANFNGNRFSPGEAEICHILYVLSVDYTEVAEIASTPPVGFTELPTCPICLERLDPDTSGILSTLCDHSFQCLCTSKWTYLSCQVCRLCQQQEEKPACSVCGTSENLWVCLICGFLGCGRYKEGHAMRHWQDMQHCYILDLRTQQIWDYVGDNYVHRLNQSKADGKLADMNSREGDCGSCGCSEDTGISGALFSSKVETIVDEYNHLLATQLKAQRQYYESLIADVKSKREISIEEAIEKAVTFTVQDIQSKLEKFEPEKEAVAEINRNLIKNQDIWRKKVKEAEDREASCLRSRDERITDLEEQIRDITVYIGAQKTLNNMEDTNDIQGGTLLPVPSKQSSPASNRKHSKPGRRKN from the exons ATGTTTATACTCCGAGTTCACTCAGTAGACACAGAGCATCCTGTAACCGTCGAAGACACCACATTCTTTACCGTATCAACAACATCAGCCACCGCCCACTCAAACCCTAATCCTCACCCGAAATACAGCGAAAGAAGAGGCGTCGTTCATCTCTATCGAAGCGCATCGCAGTTGCCAAACCCTAACTCGCGATCCACTTCTCTGTTCGTTGTTGCCGTACCTAATTACTTCTCCTCCGATGATTTTATTCGATTCTGTGAATCTCATATTGATCATGTTCATGAAGTCCTCTTTATTAG GAACGATGGGATGGAAGATAGGTATAGTGTTTTAATAAAGCTTTATAATCAGTTGACAGCTGATGCCTTTTATGCCAACTTCAATGGCAACCGATTTTCGCCTGGTGAG GCCGAGATATGCCATATTCTATATGTGCTTTCTGTTGATTACACTGAAGTTGCGGAGATTGCCAGTACTCCTCCAGTAGGATTCACCGAGTTGCCTACTTGTCCAATTTGCCTTG AGAGATTGGATCCTGACACTAGTGGCATACTCAGTACACTTTGTGACCATTCATTTCAGTGTTTGTGCACTTCAAAGTGGACCTATCTGTCTTGCCAG GTCTGTCGACTTTGCCAGCAGCAAGAAGAGAAACCAGCTTGTTCTGTATGTGGAACCTCAGAGAATTTATGGGTTTGTTTAATATGTGGATTTCTAGGATGTGGAAG ATATAAAGAAGGACATGCTATGAGGCACTGGCAAGACATGCAGCATTGCTATATTCTGGATTTAAGGACACAACAAATTTGGGATTATGTTGGTGATAATTATGTCCATCGACTGAACCAGTCAAAAGCTGATGGAAAGTTAGCAGATATGAATTCTCGAGAAGGAGACTGTGGCAGTTGTGGATGTAGTGAAGATACTGGAATTAGTGGGGCTCTATTTAGCAGCAAAGTTGAAACG ATTGTAGATGAGTACAATCATCTTCTTGCGACGCAGCTGAAGGCTCAAAGACAA TATTACGAGTCTCTAATTGCAGACGTGAAAAGTAAACGGGAAATTTCCATTGAAGAAGCAATTGAGAAGGCTGTGACTTTCACAGTGCAGGACATCCAAAGTAAACTTGAAAAGTTTGAACCGGAAAAAGAAGCTGTTGCAGAA ATCAACAGAAACCTCATTAAAAATCAAGACATTTGGCGTAAAAAGGTCAAGGAAGCTGAAGACAG GGAAGCTTCATGCTTACGCTCGAGGGATGAGAGGATAACTGATCTGGAGGAACAG ATTCGAGATATTACAGTGTACATCGGAGCCCAGAAAACACTTAATAACATGGAAGATACAAATGATATTCAGGGAGGGACATTGTTACCTGTACCTTCAAAGCAGTCTTCCCCAGCTAGCAACAGAAAGCACTCAAAGCCTGGTCGAAGGAAAAATTAA
- the LOC126660091 gene encoding putative clathrin assembly protein At2g25430 gives MAPSTIRKAIGAVKDQTSISIAKVAGNIAPDLEVLVVKATSHDDEPADGKYINDIITLTSRSRGYVTACVAAVSKRLSKTHDWIVAIKGLMLVHRLLVDGHPSFQEEIVVSTRRGMRVLNFSEFRDETNLHSWDHVAFVRFYALFLDEKIDVEVAVRKWRGGDGEDRRLGFDESNDGFRARDDSFDYAMSRRSRSYGDMNDGGDDSVGRDKWKEGGSTSTLIRQMKPEMVLRKLCLLLRMLDRVFACRPTGMAKNSRLVLVSLYALVKESFVLYADICDALGVVLDRFTEMEYEDCVEGFDMYVSAAKMIDELVGFYGWCKDVGVARSSEFPAVKRITDQLLGTLQGFLKEMRNRSSSKSPERNKEEKIPIKPEAEAESNMTEIKALPPPENYYPPTPPVPQPKPQPRQVSTEDLVNLRDGVSADEQGNKLALALFSEPPTSDTNGAWESFPTNGEAEVISAWQTPAAESGKANWELALVETASNLSKQKADLGGGMDPLLLNGMYDQGVVRQHVNATQFSCGSASSVALALSGKSTTPVLALPSADGTFQPVGNQDPFAASLAIPPPSYVQMADMERKQHLVVQEEQLWQQYGKDGMHGQVGLTQINRSGYYGLITQPQPGGYYYTHQ, from the coding sequence ATGGCACCGAGCACCATCCGTAAAGCGATCGGAGCTGTAAAAGATCAAACCAGCATAAGCATAGCTAAAGTGGCGGGCAACATTGCTCCTGACCTTGAAGTTTTAGTTGTTAAAGCTACAAGCCATGATGATGAACCAGCTGATGGCAAATATATTAACGACATTATTACTCTTACGTCTCGCTCTAGAGGTTATGTTACTGCCTGTGTGGCTGCGGTGTCTAAGCGTTTGAGTAAAACCCATGACTGGATTGTTGCCATCAAAGGGTTGATGCTTGTGCATCGCCTTTTGGTTGATGGGCACCCTTCTTTTCAGGAGGAAATTGTGGTGAGTACTAGGAGGGGTATGCGGGTTTTGAATTTTTCGGAGTTTCGAGATGAGACTAATTTGCATTCGTGGGATCATGTCGCTTTTGTTAGGTTTTATGCTTTGTTTCTTGATGAGAAAATTGATGTTGAAGTTGCTGTGAGGAAATGGAGAGGTGGTGATGGAGAAGATAGGAGACTGGGTTTCGATGAGAGTAATGATGGATTTCGAGCAAGAGATGATAGTTTTGATTATGCGATGAGTAGGAGATCGAGGTCTTATGGTGATATGAACGATGGTGGTGATGATTCGGTTGGGAGGGATAAGTGGAAAGAGGGTGGTAGTACTAGTACTCTGATTAGGCAAATGAAACCGGAAATGGTTTTAAGAAAATTGTGTCTGTTGTTGAGAATGCTTGATAGAGTTTTTGCTTGTAGACCGACGGGAATGGCTAAGAATAGTAGGTTGGTGCTTGTGTCGCTTTATGCTCTTGTCAAGGAGAGTTTTGTGTTGTATGCTGATATATGTGACGCGCTAGGGGTGGTGTTGGATAGATTTACAGAGATGGAGTATGAAGATTGTGTTGAGGGGTTTGATATGTATGTTAGTGCTGCTAAGATGATCGATGAGCTTGTTGGGTTTTACGGTTGGTGCAAGGATGTTGGGGTTGCGAGATCATCTGAATTCCCTGCTGTGAAGAGAATTACTGATCAGCTGTTGGGTACACTTCAAGGATTTTTGAAGGAAATGAGAAATAGGTCATCATCTAAGAGTCCTGAGAGAAATAAGGAAGAAAAGATTCCGATCAAGCCAGAGGCAGAGGCAGAGTCGAATATGACGGAGATTAAGGCTCTTCCTCCACCGGAAAATTATTACCCTCCAACGCCTCCTGTGCCTCAGCCAAAGCCACAGCCTCGTCAGGTATCGACAGAGGATTTGGTTAATTTGAGGGATGGGGTTTCAGCTGATGAGCAGGGCAACAAATTGGCTCTGGCATTGTTCTCTGAACCGCCAACTTCAGATACAAACGGTGCTTGGGAATCGTTTCCGACAAACGGAGAGGCTGAAGTAATTTCAGCGTGGCAGACGCCAGCTGCTGAGAGCGGTAAAGCCAATTGGGAATTGGCATTGGTAGAAACAGCTAGTAATCTGTCAAAGCAAAAAGCTGATTTAGGGGGCGGAATGGATCCCTTACTACTTAACGGAATGTACGATCAGGGAGTAGTAAGACAACATGTGAATGCTACGCAATTCAGCTGTGGGAGCGCGAGTAGCGTGGCACTGGCCTTATCAGGGAAGAGTACAACACCGGTGTTGGCATTACCCTCAGCAGATGGGACATTCCAGCCAGTCGGTAACCAGGATCCATTTGCTGCATCGCTTGCAATTCCGCCTCCTTCATATGTGCAGATGGCAGATATGGAGAGGAAGCAGCACTTGGTGGTTCAAGAAGAGCAGCTCTGGCAACAGTATGGAAAGGATGGGATGCATGGTCAAGTTGGTTTGACTCAGATCAACAGGTCCGGATACTATGGCCTCATTACTCAGCCGCAGCCGGGCGGCTACTACTATACACACCAATGA
- the LOC126666013 gene encoding actin-related protein 6, protein MNDTTIKFKPRHSHHHTAFHQPHFSDMSNVIVLDNGGGYIKAGHGGERDPVTIIPNCLYRPLSSKKYLHPSPATTEDLTSAAIRRPIDRGYLINPDLQRDIWNHLFTSLLQITPSTSSLLLTEPLFTLPSIQRATDELVFEDFGFNKLFIADPPKLVHLYEASRRPYCLFSKAQCSLVVDCGFSFTHAAPVFQNVTLNYAVKRIDLGGKALTNYLKELVSYRSINVMDESFIMDDVKEKLCFVSLDVARDLQTARKRGGDNLLRCTYVLPDGINHTKGFIKDPDEAMRYLTAGATPSLETKNGLDQPESSEKLVDRKKTDISKNEFDLTNERFLVPEMIFHPSDLGMNQAGLAECIVRAVNACHPLLQPVLYESIILTGGSTLFPRFAERLEMELRPLVPDNYRVTITMQEDSLLGVWRGGSLLASSPEFEAMCVTKSEYEELGSARCRRRFFH, encoded by the exons ATGAACGACACCACCATTAAATTTAAACCCCGCCACTCCCACCACCACACCGCATTCCACCAACCCCACTTCTCCGACATGTCAAACGTCATCGTTCTTGACAACGGCGGAGGCTACATAAAAGCCGGCCACGGAGGCGAGCGTGACCCAGTTACAATAATACCCAATTGTCTCTACCGTCCACTCTCTTCAAAAAAATACCTCCACCCATCTCCGGCCACCACAGAAGACCTAACCTCCGCCGCAATCCGCCGCCCAATAGACCGCGGCTACTTAATAAACCCAGACCTACAGCGTGACATATGGAACCATTTATTTACTTCACTTCTACAAATAACCCCATCAACCAGCTCACTGTTATTAACTGAGCCTTTATTTACTCTGCCTTCAATTCAACGAGCTACTGATGAGCTTGTTTTTGAAGATTTTGGGTTTAATAAGCTTTTTATTGCTGATCCGCCCAAGTTGGTGCATTTGTATGAAGCTAGTAGAAGGCCTTATTGTTTGTTTTCTAAGGCTCAGTGTAGTTTAGTTGTTGATTGCGGGTTTTCTTTTACTCATGCTGCTCCCGTTTTTCAAAATGTTACCCTTAATTATGCTGTGAAAAGGATTGATTTGGGTGGGAAAGCTTTGACTAATTATTTGAAGGAGTTGGTTTCTTATAGGAGTATTAATGTTATGGATGAGAGTTTTATTATGGATGATGTTAAGGAGAAATTGTGCTTTGTTTCTCTTGATGTTGCCCGCGATTTGCAGACCGCTAG AAAACGTGGAGGGGACAATTTATTGCGGTGCACTTATGTTCTTCCTGATGGTATTAATCATACTAAGGGTTTTATTAAAGACCCAGATGAAGCAATGAGATATCTGACTGCTGGGGCTACTCCATCTTTAGAAACAAAGAATGGTCTGGATCAGCCTGAATCTTCTGAAAAGCTTGTGGATAGAAAGAAAACTGATATATCAAAAAAT GAGTTTGACTTGACGAATGAACGGTTCCTTGTTCCAGAAATGATCTTCCACCCTTCAGATTTAG GTATGAACCAAGCAGGATTAGCAGAATGCATTGTTCGAGCAGTCAACGCCTGCCATCCTCTTCTACAACCTGTACTCTATGAGAG CATTATCTTAACTGGTGGGAGCACATTATTTCCAAGATTTGCTGAAAGACT CGAAATGGAACTCAGGCCTCTGGTCCCAGATAACTATAGAGTGACAATAACCATGCAAGAAGA TTCCCTACTTGGTGTATGGCGAGGCGGGTCACTTTTGGCATCGAGTCCTGAATTTGAAGCTATGTGCGTTACCAAGTCTGAGTATGAGGAGCTGGGATCTGCTCGATGTCGTAGGAGATTCTTTCATTGA